Below is a window of Deinococcus multiflagellatus DNA.
GAGAGCGCCATGGTCGTCCCAAACAAAGTTGTTTTGTCTCCTGCTCGTTCCATCTGGACAAGGGTTTGCGCCGTTGTCCATTACAGTCGAGCGAATCTGTCTCCATTGGGCGCAGGCGGACCCACCCCACCCTGATGCCTCGCCCAGTTGGTGGCTGACGTTTTGCCTACACTGGGCGGGCCATGCGTGCTCCCCGTGCTCTCGCCTTCTCGCTTCTGGCGCTGCTGATGTGCAGCTGTGCGCCGCGCCTGACCGTCCGCCCCGCGCAGACCCCTGCTCTAAATTTGGCGGGCCCCGCGCCGGATGTGGTGCTGTTCAGTGTGTCCGGGCGCTGCGGCGTGCCCTGCGAGGCGCCGCACGACAACTGGGACTACCTGACCTCGCGCGGCACCGTGGACCGGGTGGCGCAGGCGCTGAGCACCCAGGGGCTGCGGGTGCAGGTGGCGGGGTACGCCAGCCATCCGCTGGCCCGCCACAGCTCGGGGCTGGTGCCGGCCCCCCAGCGGGGCTTTGCGGCGCTGCAGGCCGATCTGGACACGCTGGCCGCCACCTGGCTGCGTGGCCCCCAGCCGCCCCGGCTGGTGCTGCTGGGGCACTCACAGGGTTCGGCGTGGCTGCACCACCTCGCGCGGGTGAACCCACAGGTCACCTTTGACGTGCAGATTGATCTGGACGGCATCTGTCTGGCCTGGAACACGGATTTTGGCCGCCTGGTCCGTGACCTTCCCCCGGGGACCGTCTCGCCGCTGGAAGCCTGCGAAACCTTCCGGGTGGTGGGCCAGAAGGTCAGCGGCAAGGACGTGGTCTGGCCCAACGTGCGCGTGAATCTGGAGGTCCAGAGCCAGCGCCTACCCACCCTGGAGGCCCAGGGCTTCCCGGTGAACTACCTCTTTGAACTGGCGCCCAACGTGCGTCTGGACGGGACCCGCAGCGGTATTGAGCGCTACGTCTCGCCCCGCGAGGACCACAGCGCCGTCACCCGCCCCGGCAGCGAGGCCCTGGCCTGGGTGACCGCCCGGCTCGCGGCCCTGGCTGGAGACTGGAGCCGCGCCGCGCCGTAGGGGTGGGTGCCTGGCCGACGTGCTTCCAGATCGAAAACAAGCGGGTTCGTTATCGCCAGGGCCGTCTGAGCCCTGTCTCCTGCTCCGAAGGCTGTCGGTTTGACGGGCAATTCAGTCGCTTCTCGAATCCCCCGCGACCTGGGCCAGCCAGACCTGCGCAGCCTCGGCGTCCAGCACCTGCGCCCCGCGTTCGGGGGGAAACCAGGCCAACAGGGCGTGAAGCCCCTGCGGCACCTCGTCGGCCGCGCCAAAAATCACCTTGTGGTCGCCGTCGTGCAGGTGCAGCAGGCCACTGGGCACGGCCAGAACCTCCTCGCCAGCGGGGCGGGGCGCCCCCAGCCACACCGCGTCCACCTCGGCGCCGTCGGCTGGGTTCAGGGTGCCGGGCAGGCAGCCGTAGTTGACCGGGGCGGCCAGGGGCTCGGTGCGCAGGCGCTCCAGGCCCCCCCCGCGCCACACAAAGCGCTCGCGGGTGCCCGCTGTCCACTCCACCACCCCGCGCCACGCCCGGGGCGCGCTCAAGGCTCGACCTCGTACAGTTCCACCTGCCGCAGCACGGTGCCGCCGAACGAGAGCACCGCGCGGTAGGCACCTTTCTCGGGGGCGCGAAGCGAGAAGGCGGCCCGGCGCTGCGCCGCGTCCAGATACACGCTGTCGGTACCAATGGGCGCCGAGCCGTTGAACCACGCCACGCTGAGGTAGCCGGGCTCAAAGCGGCCGTCCACCTGCGCCTGCAGCCGCAGGGTCTCGCCGTCGCGGGTCAGCGTGGCCTGGGTCACGCGAGCGGGCAGCTCCGGCTCGATCTGCGGCGGAATCAGGGGCACGAAGTTGTAGCGGCACGCGCTCAGGGCCGGCGCGAGCAGCACACACAGAACAAGGGCGCGCATGGGGGCAACTCTAGCGTCAGCGCAGGCGCCGGGCCTCGATAAAGTCCAGCGTGGCCTTTCGGGTCCCGCCCAGGAAGGTCAGCGGGCGGGCCAGCGCCGCGATCACCGTGATGTGGTTCACCCGGGGCAGCACCGTGCGCGTGACCGGCACCCCGGCACGCTTCAGGGCCGCTTCCATGTTCAGGGCGTTTTGCGGATACACCGTGGTGTCGTTCTCGGCCACCAGCAGCAGATGGGGCGGCGCGTCCGGGCGAACGTGGCGGTCGGGCATCACCTCGTCGGGGGTGGCGCCTTCCGGGAAGGCACGGGCACTGGCAAACTGCCGGAAATCGTAGGAGTAGGGCCCGGCCACCCCGATCACGCCGCGAATGCTGCTCACGGGCACGCCCGCCTCGCGCAGCCAGCGCTCGTTGTCCACCACCTCCACCGCGTTAAAGGCCCCGGCCGAATGGCCCATCACAAACAGGTTGTCGGCGTTGCCGCCGAAGGTCTTGGCCTGCTCGCGCAGCACTTTCAGGGCCTGCGCGGCGTCCTGAATGTAGGAGGGGTAGCGGTTTTGCGGCGCCAGACGGTAGTTCATCACGGCCGTCACGTACCCGGCGCGCGCCAGCGACTCGCCCACGAAGGTGTGGCCTTCCTTATCGCCGCCCTCCCAGGAGCCGCCGTGAATGAACAGCACCACCGGGGCATTGGCGGCGTTCTCCGGGGCGTAAATGTCCATCAGGTTGCGGGTGTCCGGGCCGTAGCGCACATCACGGGTCACGTTCAGGCCCGACAGCGGCACCGAGCGGTTCAGGGTGCCCTGCAGGTTCTGGGTGGAACAGGCGCTCAGCAGCAGCCCAGCGCCAAGGAGGCCGGCAGCCAGCAGGCCAGTGCGCCGGGAGGGGGAGGGTCGGGTCATAGGCGGCAGCCTAAAGCGGCAGGCGGCGCGGCGGCAGGAACGCGGGGCACACTCCGTCTTTAGGCTTTGCCCACGCTTGCCCCTGGCGTGCGCGGGCACACTCGGGGGCGGCAGCTGGGCAGTACCCTGCCGGGGATGTTCCGCGCGCCCCCGTTCCAGACCGATGTGCTGCTGATTGGGGGCGGCCCGGCGGCCCTGGCGCTGGCGGCGGCGCTGGCCCCTCACCGCGTCCAGGTGCGGGTGGTGGCTCCGCACCCCCCCCGCCCCCCGGCGCCCACCTACGGCGCGTGGCTGGACGACCTGCCCCCCTGGGCCCAGGCCTGCGCCGCGCAGGTGTGGAGTGACGTGCGGGTGTACACCGGCCCGCAGCCCACGCCGCTGCTGCGCCCCTATGCCCTGCTGGACAACGCGCGGCTGCTGCAGGCCCTGCTGGCACGCGCGCAGGGCGCCCTGACCTGGACGGTGGGCGAGGTGCAGGGGGCGCGGCCAGACGGCCACGGCTGGACGGTACAGGGGCGCGGCGGCGAGCACTGGCACGCGCGGGTGGTGGTGGACGCCAGCGGCCACGCCCCCGCGCTGCGCCGGGCCCAGCACCCCGGTGGGGCGGCCCTGCAAACCGCGTTCGGCGTGGTGGGCCGCTTTGCGCGCCCGCCCTGCGCGCCCGGCAGCATGGTCTGGATGGATTACCGGGCCCCCCACGGCCCGGCGCCAGAGGCCACCTTTCTGTACGCCATGCACCTGGGCGGCGACCGCTATTTCGTGGAAGAAACCAGCCTGATCGCGCGCCCGGCCCCAAGCCGCGCGTGGCTGCGCGCCCGCCTGCATGCCCGCCTGCACGCGCAGGGCACGCCGCTGACCCACACCGAATCCGAGGAATGGGTGGCCTTTCCCATGAACGCGGCGGCCCCCCCGGCCACGGGCGCGCTGGCGTACGGGGCGGCGGGCGGGCTGGTGCATCCCATCAGCGGGTTTCAGGTGGCTGGGGCGCTGCACATGGCCCCGGCGGTGGCCCAGGCCCTGGCCGGGGCACTGCAGGCCGGCACCGACCCCCACGCGGCGGGCTGGGCGGCCCTGTGGTCTCCGGAACGTCGAGCGGCGCGGGCGGTGCACCTGCTGGGCGTGCAGGCCCTGCTGAACCTGCCGCCCACCACCCTCCCTGCCTTTTTCGAGGCATTCTTTGCCCTGCCCCCGGCGCAGTGGCGCGCGTTTCTGGACCCCGCCACCCCGGCCGGGCCACTGGCGCGCACCATGCTGCTCCTCTTCGCGGCCCTGCCGGCCCCGGTGCGGCTGCCGCTGGCCCGCGCCGCGCTGGCCCAGCCGGGCACCAGCGTGCAGGCCCTGGCCGCGTCTCTGAAGAGGTCTTCTGGGCCTTCCCATCCGCAGGCCGGCTGGAGACGCGACCCTGGGCCCATGACCAACCCCGACCACGCCGAGAACGCTGTGCGCCGCCACGAAGACACCGACCAGCACGAGGTGATCGAGGACGGCATGCAGGGCACCACCGGCAGCACCGATGCCAACGGCCTGGACCAGAGCGCCGACCTGGGCCAGAAGCTGGAAGAACTGCGCGAAAACCTGGGCGGCACGGCGGAGTAAGGCAGCTGGGGCGCGAGGGTCAACCCAGCGCCCGGACCAGGAAACCACCAGTTCGACAGCCGTGTTCGCCTCGTGAGGCCCCTTCGGCCGCTTTGCCGGCAAGGGGCCTCGCGTGCTGTTGCTCTCTCGAACGGCCCACCTTCCCCCGCCTATACTCGCCGCATGTCCCTTCTCGACATGATTGGCCCCGTCATGATCGGGCCCAGCAGCAGCCACACGGCGGGCGCGTGCCGCCTGGGGCTGGTGGCCCACCACCTGCTGGGAGAGACCCCCCGGCAGGCCCGGATTGGGCTGCACGCCTCGTTTGCCAAGACCGGGCGCGGGCACGGCACGCACCTCGCGCTGATTGCCGGGCTGCTGGGCTACCGCCCCGACGACGAGCGGCTGCCCCAGGCGTTCGAGCAGGCGCGATCGGCCGGGCTGGCCTTCGAGTTCCACGACGCCGACCTGGGGGACGTGCACCCCAACACCGCCCTGCTGGAGGTGCAGGGGGAACACGAGGCCGTCAGCGTGCAGGGCAGCTCGACGGGCGGCGGCGTGATTCAGGTCACGCAGGTGCAGGGCCTGGGCGTGAATTTCAGCGGCGCCAGTCCCACCGTGCTGCTGCGCTACCCGGACACGGTGGGCATGATCGCCCGCGTGGCCAGCACGGTGGCGGCCGATGGGGTGAACATCGCCGCCCTGACCTGTACCCGGCAGACGCGCGGCGGTCAGGCGCTGCTGGCCATTGAACTGGACCAGCCCCTGAGCCCCGAGGCCCTGGCCTTCCTGCGCCGCTGGCCGGACATGCACTGGGTCCGGCTGCTGCCCAAGCTGATGGACGGTTAAAGAACGCGGGGTGTGAGGATTCTGTGGTAGGCGGCGCCCTATGGTGGCCGCAGCGTGGCCCTGGCTGCGCCTGCCCCCGCCATGACCAACCCCGCCCTGCCCCCCCCAAGCGACCTGCCCCCGCCCGCCGCGGCGCGCGGTGTGCCCCCCAGCGCTGACCTGCGCGAGCGGCTGCGCGCCCTGGAAGAAGGCATGTACCGCACCCCCGAGCACTCGGGCGTGGCGGTGCGCGGCCTGCTGGCCGAAGCGCAGGCCACCGGCGACACCTGGGCGCAGGGCTTTGCGCTGGTGCTGCTCAGCGGCTGCGCCTTTTACCTGGGCGACCCGCGCGAGACCATCGCGCTGGCCCACGAAGGGCTGGCCCTGGCCCGCCGGGTGGGCGCCCTGGACCTGGAATGCCGCCTGATCAACGGGCTGGCCTTGGCCCACCACCGCCTGGGCGAATACGACCGCGCCTTTGACTGCTTTCTGCAGACCCTGCGCCTTGCCCAGCAACTGGGCGACGATCCGGGGCGGTTCCGGGCGCTGAACAATCTGGCCAGCCTGTACACCGACACCGGCAACCTGCAGCAGGCCCTGGACGCCGTGCGCGAGGCCCTGAGCATCGCCCAGACCCTCAGCCCCACCTTTCGCGGCGCGGCCATGACGCACCTGATCGCCATTCATACGCGCCTGGGCGAGTACGAGCAGACCCTGGCGCTGGCCCAGGCGCACCTGCCGCTGATTCTGGAGCACTGCCCGCCGCGCTGGCTGGGCACCATTCAGCGCGACGTGGCGCGCGCCCTGCTGGCCCAGGGCCGCCCCGAGGAATCGCTGGCCGCCGCCCAGGAGGGCCTGGAGGAAGCGCACCGCCGCCAGGACCAGGAAAACATTGGGCAGCTGACGCTGGGTGTGGTGAGCGCCCTGCTGGCCCTGGGCCGTCTGGGCGAGGCCCGCCCCCTGCTGGACGAGGCCCTGGTCCTGAGCCGCGACATGGGCAGCCGTCCCCTGGAAACGGAAGCCCTGGCCCTGATGGCGACCCTCTGCGAGCAGGAGGGCGACCACCACGCCGCCCTGGGCTACACCCGCGCGCACTTTGAGCTGGAACGCCAGATTCATGCCAGCGAGGTCGAAAGCCGCTCGCAGCTGCTGACCGCCCAGATTCGCCTGGAACTGCTGCAGCGCGAGGCCGAAATCGAGCGCCTGCGCAACGTGGAGCTGGCGCAGGCCAACTCGAAGCTGCAGCAGACCCAGCAGGTGCTGCTGCACCGCGCCACCCACGACCCCCTCACCGGCGTGGCCAACCGCGCCCACTTTGGGCACAGCACCCAGCAGGCGCTCGATTCGCTGCAGGGCGGCGAGTACCTGGGCCTGATCTTTATTGACCTGGACAAGTTCAAACAGGTGAATGACACCCTGGGCCACCACGCGGGCGACCAGTTGCTGCAGGAGGTGGCCCGGCGCCTGAAGGGCGTGGTGCGCGCCTCTGACCTCGTGGGGCGCATTGGCGGCGACGAGTTCACGGTGCTGCTGCGCCGCGTGTCGGCGGTGCAGGACGCGCGCGCCGTGGCGGCCAAGCTGCTGAGCGTGCTGGCCGAGCCCTTCCGGATTGAGGGCCAGACGGTGCAGATCACGGCCTCGGTGGGCTGCGCGGTGGCCCCCACCGACGGCCAGGACGCCGAGGCCCTGCAGCGCCACGCCGACACCGCCATGTACCGCGTGAAGCACGCGGGCGGCAATCAGGTGCTGCACTTTGAGGCTGATATGGGCGAACCCGCCGAGCGCCGCGCCCTGGAACGCGACCTGCGCGGCGCCCACGAACGCGGCGAACTGCGCCTGCACTACCAGGGCCGCTTTGCGCTGGGCGGCCCCCGGCTGGTGGGCTTTGAGGCCCTGATCCGCTGGCAGCATCCCACACGCGGCCTGATCTCGCCGGCCGTCTTTATCCCGATGGCCGAGGAATCGCGCGCCATTCTGACCATTGGCGCCTGGGTGCTGCGCGAGGCCTGCGCCCAGGCGGTGCGCTGGCGTTTTGCTGAGCGCGGCCTGTGTATGTCGGTGAATGTCTCGCCCATGCAGTTTGAGCAGCCCACCTTTGTGGCCGATGTGCAGTCCACCCTGCGCGCCACCGGGCTTCCGGCGCGGCAACTGGTGCTGGAACTCACCGAGAGCCTGGTGATGCGCGACCTCGCCCTGGCGCAGCGGCACATTGAGGAGCTGCGCGCCCTGGGGGTGCAGGTGGCCATTGACGACTTTGGCACCGGCTACTCCAGCCTCAGCGTGCTGCAGGCGCTGCCCTTTGACCAGCTGAAAATTGACCGCTCCTTTACCAGCCACCTCACGACCTCGGCCAGCCAGCGGGTGACGGCCCTGCTGAGCGCCATCATTCAGCTGGCCCACAGCCTGGACATGACGGTGACGGTTGAGGGCGTGGAGGACGACACGCAGCGCCGCCTGCTCACGGGTCTGGGGTGTGACCATGTGCAGGGCTTTCTGCTGGCGCGCCCCCTTCCGGAAGCACAGGCCCAGGCCCTGCTGCCCGGCGAGGCCCCGGCGCCTGGCCCCGGAACCCCAGCGCCCAACTGACCTCATCGGCGGCGTCGCGCAGGGCGCGCAGCAGGGTGTCGCGTTCGCGCAATCGTGCGCTGGGCAGGCTGACGCCCAGTGCTGCCAGCACCGCGCCCCCCTCGCCCCGGATGGGCACGGCGAGGCTGCCGGTGCCGGGCGCCCACTCGTCCTGCGTCTGGGCAAAGGCGGCAGCGCGAATGTCGGCGGCCTCCCGGGTCCAGGCGTCTGGGGCGGTCACGGTCTGCGGGGTAAAGGCGGCGGCCTGGGGCGGCAGGGGGCGCCCCGCCAGGGCCAGCAGCAATTTACCGCTGGCGGTGGCGTGGGCAGGGAGTTCAAAGTCCAGTTCTCCCGCTACAGGGGGGCCGCCCCGGCCCTGCACGCTGCGGGCCACGCACAGCACCCGCTCGCCTTCGCGCACGCACAGAAAGGCCAGGCAGTGGGTGCGCCGCGCCACGCGCTCCATCGCGTCGTGCGCCGGGGCGTACCAGGGCAGGCTGCCGTACAGGGCGCTGGAGAGCTTCAGCAGCCGCCAGCCCAGGCGGTAGCGGCCCCGGCCCACGCGCTGCAGCAGGCCCACGGCCGCCAGGGTGGACAGGGCTTCGTGGACGGTGGAGGTGGGCTGGTTCAGGTGGCGGGCCAGGGCGGAGAGGGTCCATTCCGTGTGGTCGGCGTCGAACCGTTCCAGGAGGTGGACGGCGCTTTCCACGGTGGAGAGGGTTCGGGGCACGGGGGGTATGGTAGCGAGGTTTGGTGGAGGTTTCTGCCGGCTTGCCCCACCCCCCCAGCCCCCCTACCCCAGAGGGGCAGGGGGGAGCGGCGCTGCGCTGGCAAACGTTGACTGACGGTGTGGGGTGGCCCGGCTTCGCCCCGCGTTGTACGCCGTCGCCTTGCTCCGCCCATCGTCGGACGCCCGCGCGCTTCGCGCACGACGGCTTCGTCTGGACCTGGGCGGTATGGGGGCAGGAAGGCTTGGTGCGGCCCAGAAGGTTCTACTTTTAAAAACCACCGCGCTGAGGGTAGGTGGCGGACCGTTTCAACGGCTCAGCCAGAGAGACTTCAATGAACACGGCGCTTTTCTCCTCCCCCCTTGTGGGGGAGGTCGGGAGGGGGGCAAACGGGCCCAGCGTCCCACACA
It encodes the following:
- a CDS encoding alpha/beta fold hydrolase codes for the protein MRAPRALAFSLLALLMCSCAPRLTVRPAQTPALNLAGPAPDVVLFSVSGRCGVPCEAPHDNWDYLTSRGTVDRVAQALSTQGLRVQVAGYASHPLARHSSGLVPAPQRGFAALQADLDTLAATWLRGPQPPRLVLLGHSQGSAWLHHLARVNPQVTFDVQIDLDGICLAWNTDFGRLVRDLPPGTVSPLEACETFRVVGQKVSGKDVVWPNVRVNLEVQSQRLPTLEAQGFPVNYLFELAPNVRLDGTRSGIERYVSPREDHSAVTRPGSEALAWVTARLAALAGDWSRAAP
- a CDS encoding inorganic pyrophosphatase encodes the protein MSAPRAWRGVVEWTAGTRERFVWRGGGLERLRTEPLAAPVNYGCLPGTLNPADGAEVDAVWLGAPRPAGEEVLAVPSGLLHLHDGDHKVIFGAADEVPQGLHALLAWFPPERGAQVLDAEAAQVWLAQVAGDSRSD
- a CDS encoding alpha/beta hydrolase, whose amino-acid sequence is MTRPSPSRRTGLLAAGLLGAGLLLSACSTQNLQGTLNRSVPLSGLNVTRDVRYGPDTRNLMDIYAPENAANAPVVLFIHGGSWEGGDKEGHTFVGESLARAGYVTAVMNYRLAPQNRYPSYIQDAAQALKVLREQAKTFGGNADNLFVMGHSAGAFNAVEVVDNERWLREAGVPVSSIRGVIGVAGPYSYDFRQFASARAFPEGATPDEVMPDRHVRPDAPPHLLLVAENDTTVYPQNALNMEAALKRAGVPVTRTVLPRVNHITVIAALARPLTFLGGTRKATLDFIEARRLR
- a CDS encoding lycopene cyclase family protein, with protein sequence MFRAPPFQTDVLLIGGGPAALALAAALAPHRVQVRVVAPHPPRPPAPTYGAWLDDLPPWAQACAAQVWSDVRVYTGPQPTPLLRPYALLDNARLLQALLARAQGALTWTVGEVQGARPDGHGWTVQGRGGEHWHARVVVDASGHAPALRRAQHPGGAALQTAFGVVGRFARPPCAPGSMVWMDYRAPHGPAPEATFLYAMHLGGDRYFVEETSLIARPAPSRAWLRARLHARLHAQGTPLTHTESEEWVAFPMNAAAPPATGALAYGAAGGLVHPISGFQVAGALHMAPAVAQALAGALQAGTDPHAAGWAALWSPERRAARAVHLLGVQALLNLPPTTLPAFFEAFFALPPAQWRAFLDPATPAGPLARTMLLLFAALPAPVRLPLARAALAQPGTSVQALAASLKRSSGPSHPQAGWRRDPGPMTNPDHAENAVRRHEDTDQHEVIEDGMQGTTGSTDANGLDQSADLGQKLEELRENLGGTAE
- the sdaAB gene encoding L-serine ammonia-lyase, iron-sulfur-dependent subunit beta, producing the protein MSLLDMIGPVMIGPSSSHTAGACRLGLVAHHLLGETPRQARIGLHASFAKTGRGHGTHLALIAGLLGYRPDDERLPQAFEQARSAGLAFEFHDADLGDVHPNTALLEVQGEHEAVSVQGSSTGGGVIQVTQVQGLGVNFSGASPTVLLRYPDTVGMIARVASTVAADGVNIAALTCTRQTRGGQALLAIELDQPLSPEALAFLRRWPDMHWVRLLPKLMDG
- a CDS encoding IclR family transcriptional regulator, yielding MPRTLSTVESAVHLLERFDADHTEWTLSALARHLNQPTSTVHEALSTLAAVGLLQRVGRGRYRLGWRLLKLSSALYGSLPWYAPAHDAMERVARRTHCLAFLCVREGERVLCVARSVQGRGGPPVAGELDFELPAHATASGKLLLALAGRPLPPQAAAFTPQTVTAPDAWTREAADIRAAAFAQTQDEWAPGTGSLAVPIRGEGGAVLAALGVSLPSARLRERDTLLRALRDAADEVSWALGFRGQAPGPRRAAGPGPVLPEGGAPAESPAHGHTPDP